tgtgtcacactgtgtGAACCTGGGCTATAATAAGCAGACCTGGTGATATCCTACCTTACATGTTATTTATATCCACTTTAAGACATCGCGCACTGCTACTAGTAAAACTGCAGAGAAGACGTGATCCACACACCATCATGCAAGAAACACTCTTCCTCACGCTCACAGATGCACTTAGGTGACTCGTTATTCTGCATGCATAAATCCATCACGGTCCATGATGTTCATAAGCTTAGCCACAGATACACAGTCAGTCCATTTAGGAGCGCAGGGAAGGACTGAGAAGAATTCTTTCACCATGTACATTTCTTCAGTGGCGAGTGGTCAGGATGTACAGTGTTTTGCTCAAGAGGCCAGATATATTTTTCGCAGTCATGTTGGTTGATTAGTTGGTGAAGGAAGGTTCAGGAAACCCTTTCAACAATGAATACCTAATTAACGAAGATTAGGGTGCTATGCTGTGAGAATATGAGAGCAACAGCAAttattgttttattatctttCATTAAATTCAATTAGAAGGTGTAATTGAGGGTCATTTTGTTTAGTCCATACGTCTTGGTTACATAATGGGTGTTGTGACTAGAAGGAAGGGGAGGAAGCCAGACAGGAAGTGAAAAAAGAGAGTGAAAGTGGGGTTCATGTACAGTTAGTTGCACAGACAAACACCCAGCATCAGATTAACACGTTCAACTCCACTATAAAAACACAACAGACTTCAACCAAATGTAAACTACTCAGGATAACACCTAACTCTCAAAGTCCTCCTGATTTCAGATCCTGGAATGGCTCTTTGATGTTGTCAGCACAATGCCTCGATAATAAAGTGGGCTGTGCTTTTTACTGGTTGgctctcctctgtgtctttctcactTAAACACCCACAGCCCCGAGAGCCGGCCCCTTCCATTACAATAGTTTGATTTTCAAATCAACCCCCGAGGAAGTATAAACAAACGTTTGAGATGTCTGTAGCGTAGCAGGGCCGTTACATGTTATAACTGCTACGTAGCAGTCCCTCTTGTACCCTAACAGCAGGGCAGTGTGTCAGCAGCGAGGGGGTTGGAGGCCGGTGATGCAGGCGCTCACGCAGATAAATGGGGCTTTTGGCTCTGACCTCATCACCCTcccgctcctctctcctcactgacaGACAGGCACGCTGGAACCGCACCGCCCAAGGAGGTCATGTACCCATCCAGGAGGCTAGGGGGCACAGGGGTGGGGTATGAGGGCAACAGTGATGTGCCCATGCTCAACGGGGTGAACTGAGGCTTGTACTGGTACTATGAGGCTGACCTGGGGCCAACTGACCTGACCCGCCCGGTCAGAACACAGACTATGCattggagggtgggagggagggagatgggggagagggagggagagctaaTGTGTTACTGACAATGTAGCTAGCACTCTCTTTATCGCTGTCTCTTGTCTGCTCTGACTGCAGAAGCAGGTTACATGTCACTTCTCCCCACAGAAACAAGGTACTGCAGGTACCTATATGATAGCTcaatatacaatacatgcattattcTATAGACCGGGAAGCAATATCTAGTGGCTGGAGTAATTCAGGGAAAACCCTTTGTCTCCATTCCATTCCCACCTTGTgactgtcagaccatgaaaaTGGAAACCTGCTATTTGACTCATGAATGACTAGAGGCATACTGATATGCTATTGGTTTTGAGTACTCAAGTGTAAAATGTAAAGTACATTATGATGTCATTGCCTGGTACATGAGGACATGCGTTTCTAGCCACTTGTTTTTTTAAACATCAGCATGAACATACACTTTGCCCTGTtaatttcttctctctctctccagcgctGAAAAGTCCAGCTGCCTTCCACGAACAGAGACGAAGTTTAGAGCGAGCGCGGGTGAGTTTCTCTTCATACTCCTCTCACTCTTTGTGGTGTCTGTCAGATGAACACTTTTAAACTGACCCTCAACGGTGAACTGGTTAAAAAGGGAATcatttctccccttctctcttcctcttttctcttcctcttctcccctctcccagaCTGAAGACTACCTAAAGAGGAAGATCCGAAGTCGGCCGGAGAGGTCGGAGCTGGTCAGGATGCACATTCTGGAGGGTGAGTTTCTCAGACAGCGCCCCCTCCCTGATCCAGAGGGTGCTGCACctgaaaaatgtaggctacaaaatAAATTCCCACAATTGTTTGCTCTTCCATTCCATTAGCTGATATTATGTGCCATAACTGGGAGCTGTCCTGTGTGCTTGTAACTTCGTATCTGCATCATTACATAAGCATTGACGTTGAAACTCACAGCTTTGATTTCCTGGTTCCCTGATAAAGATCACGTGCCTGATGGTTGTTGGCTGGCTAACCCGCTGTGTGCTGTGTGTTCAGAGACGTCGGCGGAACCCTCCCTCCAGGCCAAACAACTGCAGCTGAAGAGGGCCCGTCTGGCTGACGACCTCAACGACAAGATCTCCCACCGGCCCGGCCCCATGGAGCTCATTCACAAGAACATCCTGCCTGTACACAGCAGCATCAAACAGGCCATCATAGGTAACTAAAGCAGCAGCATCAAGCAGACACAGTACCACTCCATATTATGTAGCCACACTAGCAAATGAGCTCTCATGATGATCACTACACTATTCTATCATTTCAACAGCATCAAACAGGTTCTGGTAAGAAGTCCACCATTCCACAAGCCCCATGATTCCAATTGCCATAATTCACTAATTTGCTCACTAGCGTGACGTGAACATCTGCTGAAAAAGCAAAAATAGTCCACCCAGTGAAACTCTATATGAAGGTCATCAGGAACAGGTACTGAATAAAATCTCATATGAACTCTGCTCACATCGGACCCAGTCACACGTCATATTAATACtgtacatctgtgtgtgtctcagtgtatgtacagtgcattcagaaagtattcagaccccttgacattttgttaccttacagctaaaatggattcaataattttcccccccctcatcaatctacacacaataccccataatgacaaagcaaaaccaggtttttagaaatgtttgctaatttattcaaaataaaaaactgcaatatcacatttatataagtattcagaccctttactcagtactttgttgaagcacctttggcagcgattacagcctcaagtcttcttgggtatgatgctgcaagcttggcacacctgtatttggggagtttctcccattcttctctgcagatcctctaaagctctgtcaggttggatggggagcatcgctacacagctattttcaggtttctccagagatgttcaatcgggttcaagtccagcctctggctgggccgctcaaggacattcagagacttgtcccgaagccactcctgcgttgtcttggctgtgtgcttagggttgttgtcctgttggaaggtgaaccttcaccccagtctgaggtcctgagcgctctggagcaggttttcatcaaggatctctctgtgctttgctctgttaatctttccctcgatcctgactcgtctcccaatccctgccgctgaaaaacatccccacagcatgatgatgctgccaccaccatgcttcaccttaaggatggtgccaggtttcttccagacatgacgcttgacattcaggccaaagagttcaatcttggtttcatcagaccagagaaccttgtttttcatggtctgagagtctaggtaccttttggcaaactccaagtgagctgtcatgtgccttttactgaggagtggcttctgtctggccactctaccttaaaggcctgatggtggagtgctgcagagatggttgtccttctggaaagttatcccatctccacagaggaactctggagctctgtcagagtcaccatcgggtacttggtcacctccctgaccaaggcccttctcccccgattgctcagtttagccaggcggccagctctaggaagagtcttgattccaaacttcttccatttaagaatgatggaggccactgcgttTTTAGGGaccagaaatattttggtacccttacccagatctgtaccaacacaatcctgtctctgagctctacggacaattccttcgacctcatgccttggtttttgctgtgacatgcactgtcaactgtgggaccttatatagacaggtgtgtgcctttccaaatcatgtccaatcaattgaatttaccacaggtggactccaatcaaaaaggatgatcaatggaaacaggatgcacctgagctcaatttcgattctcatagcaaagggtctgaatacttatggaataaggtatttctgtttaagtttaatacatttgtaaacatttctaaaaacctgttttcactttgtcagtttggggtgttgtgtgtacattgatgagattttagaataaggctgtaacgtaacaaaatgtggaaaaggtcaagcgtctgagtactttccgaatacactgtgaATGCACAGTATGTGTGTTAAAACGTGAGAACCTCTGCTTGTCCCTCCTGGCCATCTCCTCCAGCCAAAATGAGTATATTGATGTTCTAGATGGGCATGGTGGGAGAATGCCAACTTGAAGGGCCTTGCCTGCCTTCAGATGCTTCAAAGCTGCTGCCAAGCATGGAGATATCATTGTTAACCTTAGATATGtatttacacacacaccatgaattcATGACTGTCTGATGAGCAGGGGCCAATCTCATTGCCAACCTCCCCACTGCGGGCCCCTCATGGGCGCAAATTATATGAATCATACTAATGTTTGTTCACATTTGTGCGTTCACGGTTCACAGAAACATGTTGATTTCAATTTCACACAACACTATAAAATGTGTGTCAgtttgtgtgtggctgtgtttgtGCACGCATCAAGACATGACTTGGCTGGATTAAATGTAAAGGAAATGTATTGCCACACCAGAGTTCACATAACAGGTAGTGTCTACTGTGCTGTTAAACCGTGAGATAAATGAGATGATAGAAACTGGATTGATTGCTGTGAAGATGAATGTAAACATGTCTGAGCGTCAGGTTCCAGCATGGTTCAATCTCAGGGGATTGCCCCTGCTGTCGGTGGTTCTTAATAACAACAATCAAATTACAGGCAGTCATATCCACACAGAACAAGGACATGACCTAAACCTGTGCTGCTTTCCACACTCtcagccacacaaacacacacacacacacacggcggtGCAAAGGGGAAGCCATCAAATGATTGGTTCAGGAAGAGAATGAATCAAACCCCATATTGGTTATTCATCGTCTCCCACTGATGGGAAATTAATAGCCAACGGTGCTCGCTGAGCGCTCCAACTGCCTGCCGTCAGTAAATAAAAGATCCATAATGGTCTTTGTCAAAGGCGTGGGGATGTACCAGCCATATACAATGTGATGATAAAGCCCCGGACCCAGCAGGCCTCCACCTCCTCCTGCTGCCACTGCAGGAACCTCTGTTGatgctgactgactgattaacaggctgactgactgactggctgctgagAGGAATGATGGCATGGCTAATGTTGACACAAAGCctggcttttttttttacatggctcTCTCACACTACATCACAACAACGATGGTGGCTCATTATTCTACTTTCTCACTATTTATCTCCCTCTtttttccctcttctctcttttcaCTCTTTTGTTCTTCTCTttatccctctttctttccctcagAGACAGACTTCCCCAAGGTTGCTGGGGAGATATCCTCCTTTGATGAGGACAGTAGTGATACTCTCTCTCCTGAGCAGCCCATTGGTCAGGAGTCTCCGCTGGGCCACGCCCCTCTGCCCTCTCCCCACGACGCCCTAGCTTGCAACAGCACCCCCACACAGTTTCTCACTCAGGTTCCTCCGccaccccctcctcttcctcccttctaTGGGCCCTGCCAACCAGTGAAGTTGAGCAATGGGACAGCAGTTCTGAGAGCCGCCCCTGCACTGAACAAGGTTAGTGGCAGCTGTCACGGCTAATTATGAGTATTGTACCAAAGCCCATTGTATTTGTATTATTAGTTTAGCATTACTTCTGTTGTTAACAGTAGGCTAGTCCAGTGTTTAATCCACTACGTCTCAATGATCTTTCCCCCTGCAGTCCCAGCCAAAGCCCACCTCAGAGCGCCCCCCTCAGCGATCCAAGAAGCCCAAGGACAACAAGCCCAAGGTGAGGAAGCTGAAGTACCACCAGTACATCCCCCCGGACCAGAAGGCCGACCACGAGCCGCCCCCTCAGCTGGACTCCACCTACGCCAAGATCCTCCACCAGCAGCAGCTCTTCCTCCAGCTGCAGATCATCAACCAGCAGCAGCAACACTACAACTACCACACCATCCTTCCTGCACCGCccaagtgagtgagtgtgtgtttgcgtgtgtgtgtgtatacaattGCTTCACATACTCATCAACTACAGCCTGTATCCTATCCTATCATCATTTTGactcatgtttttttctctccagacCACTAACAGATCAACCACCTCCCACCAAtggcccctctccttctccggcCGTACCCGCCCCCTCGACATCCTCCTCCAGTCAAAGTGCACCAAGCCGGCAGAATGTCACACATGTGGGAGGGGCCACACCAGGTTCTTTGCCTCCTAACCTGGACGACCTGAAGGTCAGTAAAAGCCGTTGCATTTATCAAGAGTTGACTGTGTTGACAAAACCAACTGTGTCtgaacatttcacattctgacaCCTTATTTTGTCCTCCAGGTGGCTGAACTGAAGCATGAGCTCAAACTGCGGAGCTTGCCTGTATCAGGCACCAAGAATGACCTCATCGAGCGGTTGAGGAACTACCAGGCTCAGCAGAACagtcgtggtggtggtggtagtgcaACAACTACAACAGcagggggtgccacagggtctGGGGCCGGAGCTCCCAAAACCAACCACCcaacacaacaacaactactacaacaacaacagcaacttTCCCaacaccaggccctgtcctctgTGGTCCACCAATCAGGAGATGCAGGTGTGGTAACCTTGGCAACCTTCCCGTTCATGACCTCTGCTCCACAGCAGATCATGCACTTTGGCAGCACTAGCTCCTCCCCGCCTATCTCTCCTGCCCCCTCGGACCGCTCGCTAGCTGGGATGAGCCCAGACGAGACGAGCTGTAATGGAGACTCATTTGGGGAGATGGTAGGTCTCCTTTCTATATCAGATGTGTccttacttaaaaaaatatatatgtttttatagTGCCCAGAAATCAGGTTTTATAGTTTGAATCTTGAGACTACTTTTCTCTTTCCAAATAGGTAAGCTCTCCCCTCACCCAGCTaagcctccatccctccccccagcACCTTGGCACTATCAAAGAGGAGTTGAGTGGCTCGGCCCCAACAGCCTGCCAGTTCTCCATGGCTGCTCTGCAGAAACGCCTGCAAGTAGCACCCCCGTCTGTGAACAAGGACCAGATGCTGCAGGAGAAGGACAAGCAGATCGAGGAGCTGACGTGTATGCTAAGGCAGAAACAGCGGCTGGTGGAGACCCTGCGCGTCCAGCTGGAACAGGGCAATAGAGGGGGCCGGGACGCCCCCCCAGAACCCCTGGGCCTTGTCAGGGTGAAGGAAGAGCCCCCAGACATCCCCAGCATCCCCTCCACATTTTGCCCCATTGCCCGCTCCCCGACCCCTTCCCAGTGCCACATGGAGGTCACCAAGATGACCATCAAGCAGGAGGTCGGGGATGTGGAAGAGGCTGTGAAGCTGTCCTTGGAAGCCCCACCTCAGCAGGTGCAGCTGGAGCAGATCCAGGCGCAGCAGCGGTCGCAGCTGGAGCAGCTGAAGCTGCAGCAGATGCAGCAGATCAACGCACTGCAGCTGGCACAACAGCAGGCCCTGCAGCAGCTGCTCCTACAGCAGAACCAGCAGAATCTGCAGAAACACCGCTCACAGCAGAGGAAGAAGAAGTCCCACAAGCAACAGCTCAAGCAGCAGCAACAGCTGCTGTCCCAACAACAACAGCAGATACAATCAAAGAACCAACAGCTGTTACATTCAAAGCATCAACATCAGCAGATATTGCAGGCACAACAACAGCTGAAGTCACAACAGGTCAGTGGCAGTCAAAACAACTCAACGGCTAGTCACAACAAGAGCTGCAGACAGTGACGGCAAAACAAATGTGATCCCAGTCAAAATAGTCAGTGTGTCACCTTGTGTTTTGTCTCTCACTGACTATTGCCTTTGGTCTCTTCCAGGTGTCTCAGATGTTCCTCAATCAGCAGTCGCGCTCCACCACTTCCTTCCCCTTGGATCTCCTCAAGACACACTCCACACCTACCCTGGTGACAGACAGCAACGGCAACCATTTCCTCATCGCACTGACCAATCACTGTGCCGAGAGCCAAGGGAGTGAAACGCCACAAGGCACTCCACAGGGCAAAGCAACCAATCGCATCATACTGCAGGCAAACATTTAAATCCCTCTTTCACTCAAACCTAATGTTTTTGTTTAGGGACTCCTTGTGCTGCTTACTTTTCGTTCTCACACCTTTTCTCTCCTTGGTCTAACCAGAGACTGCAGTCAACTCCCACCAAGCTGCCCAGCCAATCCCCTCTTCAGTTGTCCAGCAGTGACACCCAATCAAAACCGAAAACTCAACCAGGCCTCGTGGAACAGCCAACCAGAAAGGTAAGGGAAAGGTTCTAAAAGCCTGACATGTAGGTTGTCCGTTGAACAGCGGTCAATGGAGCCTCAATTATGGTGGTGACTGGCTTGTTGCTAATGTCCCATTAGAGTCATTCAGAATTGCCTCGGTGACTCCAATAATCGTCTGTGTTATGTGAATTAATGATGTAAACCCTGTAATACACTGATATCATCCTTGATATATAAGAGCTGATAACTAATGTAATAGTGATTATTATTCTGGTAATTACTGTAATGATATTCCTCATCTTTGTGATTTATGTTTTAAACTCAGAATGAAGCTTTCAGCTCATTTGAATCTCAGCTAATTAAGATTTATTTTGCTTAGGGACAGAAGGCGGGGCTGCAGGTGTCAACCAATCACTCCCCAGGGGTCGCACTCTCCTTCTCTGCCCCACCCAATCTCCAGCCTTTCTTCCCCAATGATGACTCCTCCCCTTCTGAAAAAGacgcctccccctctcctccagctcaaACGGTAATTGTGAACTTGTTAAAACTTGTACTGTAGTTGCAATTCTCTAAAGGGACAAGTTAATAGTATACATTTTTAAGACATGAGAACATTGTTGTATTTCCATCAGGAGGATTTGAGTCCAGGTCTTGACCACGAACCCCTGTTCAGCCCTCCTTCTCCCAAACAGACGCCCTCCCCTAACCCACCGGATGACAAGGTAACCCACGCCGCCTGgttgtctctctgtttctatgtttgtgtcTCAGAGGTCTCATTATGGACAACCATGCCGAGACTCTTGCTCTTCTGTATTCACCTCTCAACTCAGTGGCTGTGTCAGGACTTACTATTCTCCCTGTGTCTTGCTCCCAGGATAATGGATCCACCAAGCATATGGACGACCTCTTCGACATCCTGATTCAGACAGGAGGTGAGTGTTGAATGCCGATAGAGAAGGAGAGCTCCTCCTGGTTTCCTGATTCAATATTTGTCTCCTACTGGTTGacatttcttctctctcctcctctcccagaaATCTCAGCCACCTTCAAACCAGCGCCCGACCCTTCCCTGGCGCGATTGCGCCCCAACACCCCTTCCCCTTCCCACTCTCaggccccctcccctctccagctGCAACTCCACTTctcgccccccaccccccccGAACCCGAGACCCCCAAGCCGGGcccaggggaggaggaggagctgcagGCGCCAGCCACCGTTGACCAGGACGTAAGCAACACAGGAAGTGGACGTCTGGAGGACTTCCTGGAGAGCACCACGGGCAAACCCCTCCTGGGGGTAGAGCCTGGCGGGCCCCTGACCCTGATTGACGACCTTCACAGTCAAATGCTGAGCACACCCAGCATCCTGGACCACACATCCTCGCCCATGGACACCTATGAGCTGTCGGGCTACACGGCCAACCCCCCTGGCCTGGACTTCGGAGACCATGCCCTGGACAGCATGGATTGGCTGGATATCACCATGGGAGGGGCGAGCAACGAGATTGCAGGGCTCGCCCCACTGGGTCCCCTGGGCCCCCACACGCCCCCCAGCGTCTTCTCAGCAGACTTTCTGGACAGTTCAGACCTGCAGCTTCACTGGGACTCCTGCTTATAGCCCTGGACAGTCTTACAGTGTCATCCACACGGATGGATGCTGATGTTACGTTGTcagactctttctctcttttctcaacGTATGGTACAACGACTCAAAAACACACTGGCTCTACTGCACTCTGAACTCAGTCCCTCTTACTGAATAACACTTTGATAGAATTCTTATGTGTACGCTTACGTTCTATAAGGCAGGCCCTCTTACACACGTAGCTTATACAGTAATACCTTTGTTAACAAACCCTGTGGACCGTAGTTGATGATGCTCCTTTATCTGAGCCTGTCAGCAGCTTACCGTAGCTACCCATCTAGACTATTGTCTGTTTATTATTGCCCTTAGTAGTATAAGTAATAGTATGGAGATATTGTAACAATGTTGAACCAGTAATGTGAGAACAAGACGATAATCACGTCTGTCTAGCAGCTTTAGGGTTAAAAAACCACAACCTACTTATTTTCAGGAGAACTTTAGAGGAGATGATCAGGGAAGCCAAGGTGAAGGAGAATCAAGTAGCTATTTGTTAGCATGAATGCATGCAGGAGTCAGACCATGGCTCCAGTGTAGCAGGCTGGTGAGCGCAGCTCTGGCTGAGTAGGAGAACTGCAGGAGGAGCCTGGTACagaggagagacacacagacagtgatATTTGACTAGAATGTATTTTTGCCCATAATATGGGGTGTATTTTGGAATATATTTGAAAATGCCAGGAAACATGATTTCATGTTTTAGAACACGTGGTCTTACTCTCTTAGCTTTAATGATATTGCTCTAGAACATCATGACAGACGTGATAGGATTTTATATAATTGATAAAAATGAGAACCTGCTTTTTTTTAACGGAGGTATTGCTGCTACGTAGCGTACTTTATCTCCTTGGACGTAGGTTCATTTCATAGACACGCAGAACTATGTCAGCCAGTACTGTAGCTAAAGTAAGTTATGGTTAAGAGATTGCAAAGATGGAAATGTTTGTTTCATTTTAACCTATATAAGCAATTAAGTATGCAGAGATGACTTGTTTCGTGTATGCTGTAGTCCACTCCATCAATTATAGTGATGCCTACTGAACCAGGAGCTGCATTGGTGAATCACGAATGTTGTGTTATTATTTTGGGTGCCCCTTAACATCaggactgtattattattattatgtactGTATCAGTACCTTTGCCAAACAATTTTTTTATAAAGTCCTCCCTATAAATTCTTGCTGTAATATACCAATTTAGACACTGAAAATGTATTATAATGCACAGTTCTTTTTTTTGGACTTGACTCCATTTTAGGCAATGGAGCACTACGAAGTACACAGTTTACTGTGACAAATTCTGTCAACAGTGTGAACTCTGTATCCGGAGTTAGAATacccattttttattttatttaacctttatttaactaggcaagtcagttaagaaccaattcttatttacaatgacggcctaccccggccaaacccggatgacgctgggccaattgtgtgccgccctatgggactcccgatcacggccgaatgtgatacagcctgcatTTGCATGGCCTCAGACTCACAATCAtacaacactgcacacacacatgcccacatGCTCAATTTTGAGCATCGCTTGCTTGTTTGAATGTATTATCCTTTTCATGGTTTGTTGCATATCACCATAAACATACATTCAAGATATGCTTCTCTCTcacttctcctgtgtgtgtgtttgtggtggggGCGGACAGGCAGTTTCTGTCCAGTATATCCTCCTCTTTGACTTTGCCCTCATGGTGGCCTGACTGGTGTTGTTGAATGGAAAACCCTCCATGGTAGAGGGATTGTAGACCAGTCAGCCCCGATCTGCTGTATTAGGGATTCTGAAATGCTCCATTTTAAGTTGTCAAAACTTGAGGGATTTGGGGATTGCTCTGGGGAGGGAAACTGGTTGGGCTTCTTCATGATTTGGACATTTTATTAtgtattttcccttttttttttgaAAAGTAATTGATTAAATTTGATAAATTGTGGTTTACAGTGTGGATGTTTGGGGGCCACAGCATGGAATGAGGGTTGAAGATGAACATTTTCAAAAAGCGGATACTGTGAAGTAATCATTTAGCACCAGAATCCCCCTAGAGCACGTTTCTCCAACTGGCGGCCCTTGTCCCGAATTTGACCAgtgggtgattttatttggccccccaaattTTCTGAGCAAAATAAAGTACAATATATAAttgttttattgttggacataaaagactaaaaACACGAGCAAATCGGCTTCAagttattttaattttggaaGTCAGTTCCGAAGAATTCCCATGCAtaagagatatacagtatgtgttcatatacaaatgtatgcaaggtttgaaatgattacatctgttttgtgaaatatttgtaaatatgttccagccccctgaccatccgctcaagaaaaaattggtctgcagctgaatctagttgatgatccctgccctaGAATGACCAAACTACTGTATTACAACTAGCCCATAGATATAGACCCTGCTTTGCAACTGCCCACTTTCATGTGCTCActttttgtctgtgtgtctgcaggtatacTGACGAGGAGAAACACAAAAGTATATACAATTGGTATTGGTTTTCCACATGTTATGTAGATCACATGTATCATCTTTgtatacattattttatttaatgcTGCTGTGACTGAGTCCTTACAGGAAAGGGACAATATGGGAGGGGCTAGAGGAGAACTAGAAAGCTTTCAAAGAATCCTTTAATGGTTCCttaaaatgtttggggggggggaataTGAACTGCTTATTGAAAGAGTTCAGTTTTGAGGACTCAGTCACAGCAGCCATCGTCCTCttcccttacctcttcaatgaagATCCAAGGGGCTTCTGGACACTTGTCAAAACTGAACTCTTTCAATAAGC
This genomic stretch from Salmo trutta chromosome 32, fSalTru1.1, whole genome shotgun sequence harbors:
- the LOC115171280 gene encoding myocardin-related transcription factor B-like isoform X2 codes for the protein MLDTNPSLHTDPTSFGPPPISNSMDKQRIRLELERRACQSLREVLQLKLQQRRTREELVSQGIMPPLKSPAAFHEQRRSLERARTEDYLKRKIRSRPERSELVRMHILEDHVPDGCWLANPLCAVCSETSAEPSLQAKQLQLKRARLADDLNDKISHRPGPMELIHKNILPVHSSIKQAIIETDFPKVAGEISSFDEDSSDTLSPEQPIGQESPLGHAPLPSPHDALACNSTPTQFLTQVPPPPPPLPPFYGPCQPVKLSNGTAVLRAAPALNKSQPKPTSERPPQRSKKPKDNKPKVRKLKYHQYIPPDQKADHEPPPQLDSTYAKILHQQQLFLQLQIINQQQQHYNYHTILPAPPKPLTDQPPPTNGPSPSPAVPAPSTSSSSQSAPSRQNVTHVGGATPGSLPPNLDDLKVAELKHELKLRSLPVSGTKNDLIERLRNYQAQQNSRGGGGSATTTTAGGATGSGAGAPKTNHPTQQQLLQQQQQLSQHQALSSVVHQSGDAGVVTLATFPFMTSAPQQIMHFGSTSSSPPISPAPSDRSLAGMSPDETSCNGDSFGEMVSSPLTQLSLHPSPQHLGTIKEELSGSAPTACQFSMAALQKRLQVAPPSVNKDQMLQEKDKQIEELTCMLRQKQRLVETLRVQLEQGNRGGRDAPPEPLGLVRVKEEPPDIPSIPSTFCPIARSPTPSQCHMEVTKMTIKQEVGDVEEAVKLSLEAPPQQVQLEQIQAQQRSQLEQLKLQQMQQINALQLAQQQALQQLLLQQNQQNLQKHRSQQRKKKSHKQQLKQQQQLLSQQQQQIQSKNQQLLHSKHQHQQILQAQQQLKSQQVSQMFLNQQSRSTTSFPLDLLKTHSTPTLVTDSNGNHFLIALTNHCAESQGSETPQGTPQGKATNRIILQRLQSTPTKLPSQSPLQLSSSDTQSKPKTQPGLVEQPTRKGQKAGLQVSTNHSPGVALSFSAPPNLQPFFPNDDSSPSEKDASPSPPAQTEDLSPGLDHEPLFSPPSPKQTPSPNPPDDKDNGSTKHMDDLFDILIQTGEISATFKPAPDPSLARLRPNTPSPSHSQAPSPLQLQLHFSPPTPPEPETPKPGPGEEEELQAPATVDQDVSNTGSGRLEDFLESTTGKPLLGVEPGGPLTLIDDLHSQMLSTPSILDHTSSPMDTYELSGYTANPPGLDFGDHALDSMDWLDITMGGASNEIAGLAPLGPLGPHTPPSVFSADFLDSSDLQLHWDSCL
- the LOC115171280 gene encoding myocardin-related transcription factor B-like isoform X4; this translates as MLDTNPSLHTDPTSFGPPPISNSMDKQRIRLELERRACQSLREVLQLKLQQRRTREELVSQGIMPPLKSPAAFHEQRRSLERARTEDYLKRKIRSRPERSELVRMHILEETSAEPSLQAKQLQLKRARLADDLNDKISHRPGPMELIHKNILPVHSSIKQAIIETDFPKVAGEISSFDEDSSDTLSPEQPIGQESPLGHAPLPSPHDALACNSTPTQFLTQVPPPPPPLPPFYGPCQPVKLSNGTAVLRAAPALNKSQPKPTSERPPQRSKKPKDNKPKVRKLKYHQYIPPDQKADHEPPPQLDSTYAKILHQQQLFLQLQIINQQQQHYNYHTILPAPPKPLTDQPPPTNGPSPSPAVPAPSTSSSSQSAPSRQNVTHVGGATPGSLPPNLDDLKVAELKHELKLRSLPVSGTKNDLIERLRNYQAQQNSRGGGGSATTTTAGGATGSGAGAPKTNHPTQQQLLQQQQQLSQHQALSSVVHQSGDAGVVTLATFPFMTSAPQQIMHFGSTSSSPPISPAPSDRSLAGMSPDETSCNGDSFGEMVSSPLTQLSLHPSPQHLGTIKEELSGSAPTACQFSMAALQKRLQVAPPSVNKDQMLQEKDKQIEELTCMLRQKQRLVETLRVQLEQGNRGGRDAPPEPLGLVRVKEEPPDIPSIPSTFCPIARSPTPSQCHMEVTKMTIKQEVGDVEEAVKLSLEAPPQQVQLEQIQAQQRSQLEQLKLQQMQQINALQLAQQQALQQLLLQQNQQNLQKHRSQQRKKKSHKQQLKQQQQLLSQQQQQIQSKNQQLLHSKHQHQQILQAQQQLKSQQVSQMFLNQQSRSTTSFPLDLLKTHSTPTLVTDSNGNHFLIALTNHCAESQGSETPQGTPQGKATNRIILQRLQSTPTKLPSQSPLQLSSSDTQSKPKTQPGLVEQPTRKGQKAGLQVSTNHSPGVALSFSAPPNLQPFFPNDDSSPSEKDASPSPPAQTEDLSPGLDHEPLFSPPSPKQTPSPNPPDDKDNGSTKHMDDLFDILIQTGEISATFKPAPDPSLARLRPNTPSPSHSQAPSPLQLQLHFSPPTPPEPETPKPGPGEEEELQAPATVDQDVSNTGSGRLEDFLESTTGKPLLGVEPGGPLTLIDDLHSQMLSTPSILDHTSSPMDTYELSGYTANPPGLDFGDHALDSMDWLDITMGGASNEIAGLAPLGPLGPHTPPSVFSADFLDSSDLQLHWDSCL